A single genomic interval of Hydrogenimonas thermophila harbors:
- a CDS encoding P-loop NTPase, which produces MKITIASGKGGTGKTTLSTNLSAFLAQRKEKVVLVDLDVEEPNSALFLNTALTRAKIAKKSVPKWESSDCTLCGECADVCRFNAIVALPEEIMVYPQLCHSCYACSELCPTNSLPMMEVRIGEICEFNTSYFNLVEGRLDLGQEMAVPLIAQTIDYVDESYPDYLKLLDAPPGTSCPVIEASKDSDFVILVTESTPFGLNDLELAVETMRVLNQKFGVVINRYGIGDNGVEEYCKKEGIEIIAKIHNDKEIAKCYSKGEMIYTRVEHFKRSLEEIANFIGSLK; this is translated from the coding sequence ATGAAAATTACTATTGCCAGTGGAAAAGGCGGTACAGGAAAGACAACACTTTCCACAAATCTATCTGCTTTTTTGGCTCAACGAAAAGAGAAGGTAGTTTTGGTTGATTTAGATGTTGAAGAGCCAAACTCAGCCCTCTTTTTAAATACTGCTTTAACCAGAGCAAAGATAGCTAAAAAGTCTGTTCCAAAATGGGAAAGTTCAGATTGTACTTTATGTGGAGAGTGTGCTGATGTTTGCCGTTTTAATGCAATAGTAGCACTGCCGGAAGAGATAATGGTATATCCACAGTTGTGTCATAGCTGTTATGCTTGCAGTGAGCTATGTCCTACCAACTCTTTACCAATGATGGAAGTGAGAATTGGTGAAATATGTGAGTTCAATACAAGTTACTTCAATTTGGTTGAAGGAAGGCTGGATTTAGGGCAGGAGATGGCAGTACCACTTATAGCTCAAACTATCGACTATGTTGATGAATCTTACCCTGACTATTTGAAACTTTTAGATGCACCTCCTGGTACAAGCTGTCCTGTAATTGAAGCGAGTAAAGATAGCGATTTTGTAATTTTGGTTACAGAGTCAACACCATTTGGTTTAAATGATTTGGAGTTAGCTGTAGAGACTATGAGAGTATTAAACCAAAAGTTTGGGGTTGTCATAAATCGTTACGGAATAGGTGACAATGGCGTAGAAGAGTACTGTAAAAAAGAGGGCATAGAGATCATAGCAAAGATCCATAACGATAAAGAGATCGCAAAGTGCTACTCAAAAGGTGAGATGATCTATACAAGAGTAGAGCATTTTAAGAGGTCGCTTGAAGAGATTGCAAACTTTATAGGAAGTTTAAAATGA